A genomic region of Candidatus Marimicrobium litorale contains the following coding sequences:
- a CDS encoding enoyl-CoA hydratase, whose translation MDTVTLEKHAGFAVVALNRPEAMNALSRELRHDFVEVFKECEADAAIRVVILTGNGRAFCAGFDLKELGSADAKNASEEADNIVADAMDAFQGPIIGAINGHCITGGFEMALACDILIASEAARFADTHARVGMLPGWGLSQKLPRLIGLSRAREMAFTGAPIFAQQAYEWGLVNHVVPQVELLPTAKRIASDICACVPEVLRRYQELISEGYSMPLDKALAWEHESAIDWASHATADAIEQRRRSVLQKGRNEKETP comes from the coding sequence GTGGATACCGTGACGCTGGAAAAACACGCCGGCTTTGCTGTCGTGGCATTAAATCGCCCAGAGGCAATGAACGCGCTGTCACGCGAGTTGCGCCACGACTTCGTCGAGGTGTTCAAGGAGTGCGAGGCGGACGCGGCTATTCGGGTGGTCATCCTCACAGGAAACGGCAGGGCATTTTGCGCCGGCTTTGATCTAAAGGAACTAGGCTCCGCTGATGCCAAAAATGCCTCAGAAGAGGCGGACAACATCGTGGCAGATGCCATGGACGCCTTTCAGGGGCCCATCATAGGCGCCATCAACGGCCACTGTATCACCGGGGGATTCGAGATGGCGTTGGCCTGCGACATCCTTATAGCCTCAGAGGCCGCGCGCTTTGCCGATACCCACGCCCGCGTCGGCATGCTTCCGGGCTGGGGCCTGAGCCAGAAGCTGCCGCGACTAATCGGGTTATCCCGCGCGCGGGAAATGGCGTTTACCGGGGCCCCTATCTTTGCACAACAGGCTTATGAGTGGGGTTTGGTCAACCACGTAGTGCCCCAGGTGGAGCTGCTGCCCACCGCCAAGCGAATAGCGTCTGACATATGCGCCTGCGTCCCGGAGGTGCTCAGGCGCTATCAGGAACTCATTAGCGAGGGCTACTCCATGCCACTCGATAAGGCGTTGGCATGGGAACACGAAAGCGCCATCGACTGGGCATCGCACGCCACAGCAGACGCCATCGAACAGAGACGCCGGAGCGTATTGCAGAAAGGCCGCAACGAGAAAGAAACACCCTAG
- a CDS encoding GtrA family protein, translated as MLIAPRMIRFLLVGGSTAAAQLSLTWLFVDVILMHVLVGSTVAAALAAAYNYTLHYHWTFSAEAPHGWTLFKYLLVCLGALLVNGVVMYIGVTVYGAYYLAVQIVAGVSVVIWSFCLSSFWVFAE; from the coding sequence ATGTTGATTGCCCCTAGAATGATCCGTTTTTTGCTCGTCGGGGGCAGCACTGCTGCGGCGCAGCTTAGCCTGACCTGGCTGTTCGTTGACGTGATTCTCATGCATGTCCTGGTAGGCAGTACTGTGGCTGCGGCACTCGCTGCCGCTTACAATTACACCCTGCATTATCACTGGACTTTTTCTGCAGAGGCGCCACATGGTTGGACTCTGTTCAAGTATCTGCTGGTGTGCCTCGGCGCTTTACTTGTTAATGGTGTGGTGATGTACATAGGTGTAACGGTATATGGCGCTTATTATCTTGCGGTGCAGATAGTGGCAGGCGTTTCGGTTGTAATTTGGAGTTTCTGTCTCAGCTCGTTCTGGGTGTTTGCAGAGTAA
- a CDS encoding class I SAM-dependent methyltransferase, translated as MKTTYSDEQYELAYPPGIEHHWWSAARNELIAKLLVEKCADCNFLEVGCGKGVAVLGLRKEGRNVRGVELANVQPLSGVEQWVDSGVDACDLALETRLTYDGLLLLDVIEHLPDPEAFLNRLLKSFPNVSFVFVTVPAGQELWSNYDQFAGHHRRYSLDMLESLGVTLGWTLDRAEYFFRLSYFPMRLMTMLGIDRQLKMVAPGTALRPLHRLVCAISRLEQTLLPRYVRGSSAYALYKVRAEVET; from the coding sequence ATGAAGACTACCTATTCGGATGAGCAGTATGAGCTGGCCTACCCACCCGGGATCGAGCATCACTGGTGGAGCGCAGCTCGTAATGAGCTCATAGCTAAACTTCTTGTTGAAAAATGTGCGGATTGCAATTTTCTCGAGGTAGGGTGTGGCAAGGGTGTGGCTGTGCTGGGTCTGCGTAAAGAGGGGCGAAACGTGCGTGGTGTAGAGCTGGCGAATGTTCAGCCCCTCAGTGGTGTCGAGCAGTGGGTGGACTCGGGTGTCGATGCCTGCGATCTTGCGCTGGAGACCAGGCTGACGTACGACGGACTTCTGCTACTGGACGTAATTGAACACTTACCTGATCCCGAGGCTTTTTTAAATCGTCTCCTCAAGAGTTTCCCCAACGTATCGTTTGTTTTTGTAACAGTGCCTGCGGGTCAGGAGTTGTGGTCCAATTATGATCAGTTTGCGGGACACCACAGGCGATATTCGCTGGATATGCTTGAAAGCCTAGGGGTAACATTGGGTTGGACTCTGGATAGGGCGGAATACTTTTTTCGCTTGTCCTATTTTCCGATGAGGTTGATGACCATGCTGGGCATCGATCGGCAGCTCAAGATGGTGGCCCCCGGAACAGCTCTACGACCACTGCACCGACTGGTTTGTGCCATTTCGCGACTGGAGCAAACTCTCTTGCCGCGGTATGTCAGGGGCAGTAGTGCCTATGCGTTATACAAGGTAAGGGCAGAGGTTGAGACATAA
- a CDS encoding ArnT family glycosyltransferase, with the protein MLEITSTIADGGNPFALESQPAHISLYPVLYNIVVAPISTTLGNTLWLHRLVSGIFIIATCALCYFFCRKASATRTDSLAAAIILYAGLLYYSTPIASPNSMGVFLFLSATCIPWFFRFSSRSLAVSLALGILAFYTKQYFLMSLGYVALFLFLADSKKRGIYFGFLALLILLVSLTIVHYTSPYYLDNTLFAVASSSKYVLSNNAAIRQFSAYFTIYYPIFAILVLAAYPKYRTASAIRTHRDSNLPSDKLINWLDWNKPLFSRKVGFIWLCCLCSISINALVLARNPGNYLTYLFQLISPFLLVGTFGFASGIIKRRWMISVLASLAMYNSYSALPNNFSVNEKNWDKVRSEIAAANDIYASTLVLRETLDQGGPIYHNGHTPYFLWAKHKPAFFVKSVHEETVPQIWQRHRERLNTKLENQSIDLVLIDNWMQLPPSDVATGIDLQETLEIYYEQTDTLGLQLMDRRGGGGFSLKIYKPRNKTPDSSGMPDPKKPR; encoded by the coding sequence ATGCTGGAGATCACGTCGACGATAGCTGATGGCGGGAATCCTTTTGCACTTGAAAGCCAGCCAGCTCACATTAGTTTGTATCCGGTTCTCTACAATATTGTGGTGGCTCCGATCTCCACCACATTGGGAAATACTCTGTGGTTACATCGCCTCGTGTCGGGCATTTTTATCATTGCCACCTGCGCTCTCTGTTATTTTTTTTGTCGGAAAGCGTCAGCAACGCGGACAGACAGTCTGGCCGCGGCCATCATTCTCTACGCTGGGTTGCTTTACTATTCGACACCAATAGCCAGCCCTAACAGCATGGGTGTTTTCTTATTCCTTTCAGCAACCTGCATCCCCTGGTTCTTTCGATTTTCTTCGCGGAGCCTAGCGGTGTCACTTGCACTCGGAATTCTTGCCTTTTACACCAAGCAGTATTTCTTAATGAGTCTGGGCTATGTCGCGCTGTTTCTTTTTTTGGCAGACTCCAAGAAACGGGGAATCTACTTCGGATTTTTAGCCCTTCTGATATTGCTCGTATCACTTACGATTGTGCATTACACCTCTCCTTACTATCTGGATAACACTCTTTTCGCAGTCGCATCCAGCAGCAAGTACGTATTATCGAACAATGCAGCTATCCGACAATTTAGCGCGTATTTCACCATTTACTACCCGATCTTCGCCATTCTTGTCTTGGCTGCCTACCCAAAATATCGAACCGCATCCGCGATCAGAACACATCGAGATTCGAACTTACCAAGTGACAAGCTTATTAATTGGCTCGATTGGAACAAGCCCCTGTTTTCGAGAAAAGTGGGGTTTATCTGGCTATGTTGTCTCTGCTCTATCAGCATCAACGCACTCGTCCTTGCACGCAACCCTGGCAACTATCTAACCTATTTATTTCAACTGATATCTCCTTTCCTACTGGTCGGCACATTTGGTTTCGCTTCAGGGATTATCAAGCGGCGATGGATGATATCGGTGCTAGCCTCTCTCGCGATGTACAACAGCTATTCTGCGCTTCCTAATAACTTTTCAGTCAATGAGAAAAATTGGGACAAAGTCAGATCAGAGATCGCCGCAGCTAATGACATTTACGCTTCCACACTGGTTTTGCGCGAAACGTTGGATCAAGGAGGGCCTATATACCATAACGGGCATACGCCCTATTTTCTCTGGGCCAAGCACAAGCCGGCATTTTTTGTGAAGTCAGTCCACGAAGAGACCGTACCCCAGATTTGGCAGCGCCACCGTGAGCGACTCAATACGAAACTTGAAAACCAGTCGATCGATTTGGTGCTGATCGACAACTGGATGCAGCTGCCCCCGTCTGATGTTGCCACGGGTATTGATCTCCAAGAAACTCTGGAGATCTACTACGAGCAGACCGACACGTTGGGGTTACAGTTAATGGATAGACGTGGCGGCGGCGGATTCAGCCTGAAAATATACAAGCCAAGGAACAAAACACCCGATTCCTCCGGTATGCCTGACCCTAAAAAGCCGCGTTAG
- a CDS encoding class I SAM-dependent methyltransferase, with the protein MSSLDEKTIKDFDKQWTRYGDNEGWYASLDLFSDIVNPLLTTKDFEGKTVADIGSGTGRIVGMLLESGASHVYAIEPGPGAFENLTKNLASMERGNDVTPMCKRGDDWAVGEPIDFVISIGVIEFISEPDDTVKCCYDSLKPGGQIFFWLCAHEGNELYLAFIKPLRKLTTLMPHFLLATVVHLLYLILYAYRLIGKILPLPMMKYLNTVWWPMSPKKRRLVIYDQLNPKYFKYYKKQEALALLERAGFKDLEIHHRHEYSWGIKGRKP; encoded by the coding sequence ATGTCAAGTTTAGATGAAAAAACCATCAAGGATTTCGACAAACAGTGGACACGATACGGCGATAACGAAGGCTGGTATGCGTCTCTGGATCTGTTTTCAGATATCGTTAATCCGCTACTAACCACCAAGGACTTCGAGGGGAAAACTGTCGCAGACATAGGCAGCGGGACCGGCCGCATCGTTGGAATGCTGCTGGAATCCGGCGCGTCCCACGTCTATGCAATTGAGCCCGGCCCCGGCGCCTTTGAGAACCTTACGAAAAACCTGGCGTCAATGGAAAGAGGCAATGACGTTACACCTATGTGCAAGCGAGGTGATGACTGGGCAGTGGGCGAGCCAATTGATTTCGTCATCTCAATCGGCGTAATCGAATTTATTAGCGAGCCGGACGACACAGTGAAATGTTGCTACGATTCCCTCAAGCCGGGAGGTCAAATCTTCTTCTGGCTGTGCGCTCATGAAGGAAACGAGCTGTATCTCGCATTTATCAAGCCGCTCCGAAAACTCACCACACTGATGCCGCATTTCCTGCTGGCAACGGTTGTTCATTTGTTATACCTGATTCTCTACGCCTACCGTCTCATAGGCAAAATTCTGCCCCTGCCGATGATGAAATATCTGAACACCGTGTGGTGGCCAATGTCGCCAAAAAAGAGGCGTCTGGTGATTTACGATCAACTAAACCCCAAGTATTTCAAGTATTACAAGAAACAAGAGGCACTCGCTTTGCTTGAGCGGGCCGGATTCAAAGACCTCGAAATACATCACCGCCATGAATACAGCTGGGGGATAAAAGGCCGAAAACCATAA
- a CDS encoding B12-binding domain-containing radical SAM protein — protein sequence MSHEVILINPPQVFTKNQVASGITPPLGIAYLASVLELHDITVDIIDSVGLEPQTIHPFEKETFVRGVHFGDIVARLDDEVKIVGISNLFSFAYPVVQELCRQIRAFRSDIKIVLGGPHPSALYEEVLTEDKDLVDFVILGEGELPFLELCQKLLQQNMVLQTNIGSDIANLAFLDEDGKCVMGTEKLARNTKLNSDTIPFPARHLLPMENYILAQESHGFSNGRWTSMISSRGCPYGCTFCASRKTRWVSRSATDVADEIEYCIENWDIREFHFEDDNMTINVKRLIEICNEIKRRKLDIRWQTPNGIRASRIDEEMLTAMKDSGCEHVTLAPESGSPRVLTDIVQKGKDFDLQHLKDCGATAHKIGLKVAAYFVLGLPGETREDMEMTIAYARELAKVGVDEVNFGLFIPLPGTPLWEPSKHKIKDLDWLDLLTVGDLAKAVSFNDEVGSKELDWVRKKAYMSFLLTRIIYHPTQFAGTIFNVFRGIEKTKSERVLRNLVRRYKKDAKDGINKLVFDNRTFYAYRHMYRKIFRLIFR from the coding sequence ATGAGCCACGAAGTCATCCTGATAAACCCGCCTCAGGTTTTCACCAAGAACCAGGTGGCAAGCGGAATCACACCGCCGCTGGGTATCGCCTATCTAGCGTCCGTTCTTGAACTGCACGACATTACCGTCGACATCATCGACTCAGTTGGCTTGGAGCCCCAAACCATCCACCCGTTCGAGAAAGAAACCTTTGTGCGCGGCGTGCACTTCGGTGACATCGTCGCCCGTCTCGACGACGAGGTGAAAATTGTAGGCATCTCCAACCTATTTTCTTTTGCCTACCCCGTTGTGCAAGAGCTCTGTCGGCAGATTCGAGCTTTCAGAAGCGACATTAAGATTGTCCTGGGTGGCCCTCACCCCTCCGCTTTATACGAAGAGGTGCTGACCGAGGATAAAGACCTCGTTGATTTCGTGATCTTGGGCGAGGGTGAACTGCCCTTCCTGGAGCTCTGCCAAAAGTTGCTGCAACAAAACATGGTGCTGCAAACAAACATTGGCAGCGACATTGCCAATCTCGCGTTCCTCGACGAAGACGGCAAGTGTGTAATGGGCACGGAAAAGCTCGCACGTAACACAAAGCTCAACAGCGACACCATTCCCTTCCCTGCCCGACATTTGCTGCCCATGGAAAACTATATCCTGGCGCAAGAATCCCACGGCTTCTCCAATGGCCGCTGGACTTCGATGATCAGCTCTCGTGGCTGCCCCTACGGCTGCACATTTTGCGCCTCGCGTAAAACGCGCTGGGTCTCGCGCAGCGCCACCGACGTCGCCGATGAGATCGAATACTGCATCGAGAACTGGGATATTCGGGAGTTTCATTTCGAAGACGACAATATGACGATTAACGTCAAGCGGCTCATCGAAATCTGCAACGAAATCAAACGCCGCAAGCTGGATATCCGCTGGCAGACGCCCAACGGCATCCGCGCAAGTCGAATTGACGAGGAGATGCTCACTGCGATGAAAGACAGTGGCTGTGAGCATGTGACCCTCGCCCCCGAAAGTGGCTCACCACGGGTGCTCACAGATATCGTACAAAAAGGCAAAGATTTCGACTTGCAACATCTGAAAGATTGCGGCGCTACCGCACACAAGATTGGCCTGAAAGTGGCCGCTTATTTTGTGCTTGGACTGCCCGGAGAGACACGTGAGGACATGGAGATGACCATCGCCTACGCCCGGGAACTCGCAAAGGTAGGCGTGGACGAAGTTAACTTTGGTCTATTTATCCCACTGCCCGGCACTCCACTGTGGGAGCCCTCAAAACACAAAATTAAAGACCTGGACTGGCTGGATCTGCTTACCGTGGGCGACCTGGCGAAAGCGGTATCCTTCAACGATGAAGTCGGCAGCAAGGAACTGGACTGGGTGCGTAAAAAAGCCTATATGAGCTTTTTGCTCACGCGCATCATCTATCACCCGACCCAGTTCGCAGGGACCATCTTCAACGTATTCCGCGGCATTGAGAAGACCAAGTCAGAGCGGGTTCTGCGCAACCTCGTGCGGCGCTACAAAAAAGATGCCAAGGACGGAATAAACAAGCTTGTGTTCGACAACCGTACGTTTTACGCCTATCGCCACATGTACCGCAAGATTTTCAGGCTAATCTTCCGCTAG
- a CDS encoding glycosyltransferase family 2 protein, whose amino-acid sequence MSSQKVPVIGLIVPCKNEEPVLPETARTMKSKIDSLVARGMVNSASRIYFIDDGSTDGTWEIICQLAESDSCFQGVKLTRNFGHQFAVYAGLMHAEGDALISIDADLQDDINAIDEMVGCFLKGDEVVYGVRGDRHSDKKLKRWTAALHYWLSGRLGVRTVPHHADFRLLSRQAVTLLGQFRETNLYLRGVVPLLGLPSSQVHYARGPRMAGESKYGFADMFGLSVDGLTSFSILPLRVISLLGLFVFLVSMVFGVWALVAYIVGLTTPLDGWAPTGIPIYLLGGLQILSIGVVGEYIGKTYMEVKSRPTYLIEKTVSKASD is encoded by the coding sequence ATGTCGTCCCAAAAGGTGCCTGTGATCGGCCTGATAGTGCCCTGCAAGAATGAGGAGCCCGTTCTGCCTGAGACGGCGAGGACAATGAAATCCAAGATAGACTCTCTGGTCGCGCGCGGAATGGTCAATAGCGCCTCGCGAATCTACTTCATTGACGACGGGAGTACGGACGGCACCTGGGAGATTATTTGCCAATTGGCGGAATCGGATTCCTGTTTCCAGGGCGTGAAGCTGACCCGTAATTTTGGCCACCAGTTTGCCGTGTACGCTGGTCTGATGCATGCAGAGGGAGATGCCCTCATATCCATTGATGCTGACCTGCAGGACGATATCAACGCCATCGATGAGATGGTTGGGTGCTTTCTGAAGGGAGATGAGGTGGTCTATGGAGTCAGAGGCGACAGGCACAGTGACAAAAAGCTCAAGCGCTGGACTGCCGCGCTGCACTACTGGCTTTCGGGCCGCCTCGGGGTGCGCACGGTGCCTCACCATGCAGATTTCCGTCTCCTGAGCAGGCAGGCGGTTACCTTGTTGGGGCAGTTTCGCGAGACCAACCTTTACTTGAGAGGCGTGGTTCCTCTTTTAGGCCTGCCTTCATCGCAGGTGCATTATGCCCGTGGGCCAAGGATGGCGGGTGAATCAAAGTATGGGTTTGCAGATATGTTTGGCCTGTCGGTCGACGGCCTAACGTCCTTTTCAATACTGCCACTGAGAGTGATATCCCTACTCGGATTATTCGTATTTCTTGTGTCTATGGTATTTGGCGTGTGGGCTTTAGTCGCTTACATAGTCGGCCTGACTACGCCGTTGGATGGTTGGGCGCCAACAGGGATTCCAATTTACCTTTTGGGAGGATTGCAAATCCTATCGATTGGCGTGGTAGGTGAATATATCGGCAAGACCTACATGGAGGTGAAAAGCCGGCCGACCTACCTGATAGAAAAAACTGTTTCGAAAGCGTCTGACTAG
- a CDS encoding porin, whose amino-acid sequence MFKKTALIAGIGLALSATAQADYQWELDAGYARGSFDYKDENPRTVNGDNDTNIYGLGATWYLETVDTSKGPLGEAAFLDHASSIGIAFSDGEVDISNGDDEDGQTYNVDVRYVAEGPGWKLSGWLMEVGYERDEPGNKDVDTWSVGIGKYITQNTTLVALYENVNINNGGDADRWGAELEHFFAFDNGGLKARGGYGKTVVSNQDDPTTWALGATWYIGNNWGIAADFKQDDDNGYEVDFYSLGVEWFITENFAVDLSYQDVSPDDIDNWNAQGSKLETSYDQVGVSALYRF is encoded by the coding sequence ATGTTCAAGAAGACTGCATTGATCGCCGGCATCGGCCTGGCACTGTCTGCTACTGCGCAAGCTGATTACCAGTGGGAGCTGGATGCCGGCTACGCTCGTGGAAGCTTCGATTACAAAGACGAGAACCCCAGAACTGTCAATGGCGACAACGATACTAATATCTACGGCCTTGGCGCGACCTGGTACCTGGAAACAGTCGACACTAGCAAGGGCCCCCTTGGCGAAGCAGCTTTCCTTGATCACGCTTCCTCAATTGGAATTGCCTTCAGTGACGGCGAAGTCGACATCAGCAATGGTGATGATGAAGACGGCCAGACCTACAACGTAGACGTGCGCTACGTCGCGGAAGGTCCCGGCTGGAAGCTGTCTGGCTGGCTCATGGAAGTGGGCTACGAGCGCGACGAACCAGGTAATAAGGACGTTGATACGTGGAGCGTTGGCATTGGTAAATACATTACCCAGAACACCACGTTGGTAGCTCTTTACGAGAACGTCAACATTAACAACGGCGGTGACGCAGATCGCTGGGGTGCAGAGTTGGAACACTTCTTTGCTTTCGACAACGGTGGACTGAAAGCTCGCGGCGGATACGGCAAAACCGTTGTCAGCAATCAAGATGACCCTACCACTTGGGCCCTCGGTGCCACTTGGTACATTGGCAACAACTGGGGCATCGCTGCTGACTTCAAGCAAGACGACGACAACGGCTATGAAGTCGATTTCTACAGCCTGGGTGTTGAGTGGTTCATCACCGAAAACTTCGCTGTAGACCTGTCGTACCAAGATGTATCGCCTGACGATATCGACAACTGGAACGCTCAAGGCTCTAAGCTTGAGACATCTTACGACCAAGTTGGCGTTAGCGCTCTGTACCGCTTCTAA
- a CDS encoding SDR family oxidoreductase produces MARLAGKVAIVTGGARGMGEATVRLLVDEGAKVLIADVLDSPGQLLAEELGSSVSFFHLDVTRKTDWQKGVQAATALGPLSVLINNAAIIFQKTIMDTTEDDFMNIVRINQLGVFLGMQAVFPTIKDNGGGSIVNVSSIDGLQSKNSLAAYSSTKWAVRGMTKAAAIEMGKHNIRVNSVHPGGIYTAMHGSDFISQEDADQFYQHHAIPRVGLPREVAALTAFLASDEATYSTGAEFIADGGWNAGLVQESLPQL; encoded by the coding sequence ATGGCTCGATTGGCAGGCAAGGTAGCAATAGTCACTGGTGGCGCACGCGGCATGGGCGAAGCCACCGTAAGGCTCCTCGTGGATGAAGGGGCGAAGGTATTAATCGCCGACGTATTGGATTCACCCGGACAGCTGTTGGCCGAAGAACTAGGCAGCAGCGTGTCTTTCTTTCATCTTGACGTCACCCGCAAGACCGATTGGCAAAAAGGTGTGCAAGCTGCAACAGCTCTGGGGCCGCTGTCAGTCCTGATCAACAATGCCGCTATTATCTTCCAAAAAACCATCATGGATACCACCGAAGATGACTTCATGAACATCGTTCGTATCAATCAGCTAGGCGTTTTTCTTGGGATGCAGGCCGTTTTTCCAACGATCAAGGACAATGGCGGTGGTTCGATTGTTAACGTCTCTTCCATCGACGGGCTGCAGTCGAAGAACTCACTTGCAGCTTACTCGTCCACCAAGTGGGCGGTGCGGGGTATGACAAAGGCCGCCGCTATTGAAATGGGAAAGCACAACATCCGGGTTAACAGCGTCCACCCCGGCGGTATTTATACAGCCATGCACGGCTCGGATTTCATTTCCCAGGAAGATGCAGACCAGTTCTACCAGCATCACGCGATTCCCCGTGTCGGACTGCCACGTGAAGTAGCCGCACTCACTGCATTCCTCGCGTCAGACGAAGCGACCTACAGTACCGGGGCTGAGTTCATTGCCGACGGCGGCTGGAACGCAGGGTTGGTGCAGGAATCACTGCCGCAACTCTAG
- a CDS encoding SDR family NAD(P)-dependent oxidoreductase yields MFQGISYDYSNAAVLVTGGTSGIGLACARGFSDAGASVIITGRGSDAGEYDADLAGMEYRQLDVGDRDALYALGSSLSKLDILINNAGGSQGDEWGAEGFDLSLDVNLSSAFHLSSACKKLLAASDFPGGASIIGIASMTSYFGFELTPGYGPAKAGLVQLIKTLGMSWGREGIRANAVAAGLTRSNLTSFVIESMPDMVEETLKRQGLKRTGEPEDIAAAVLFLTSPAAAWITGQTLPVDGGFTTGMG; encoded by the coding sequence ATGTTTCAGGGTATCAGCTACGATTATTCCAATGCCGCCGTTCTGGTCACAGGCGGCACCAGCGGCATTGGTCTTGCCTGCGCACGAGGTTTCAGCGATGCAGGTGCCAGTGTGATTATCACTGGTCGTGGTTCCGACGCAGGAGAATACGACGCCGACCTTGCCGGGATGGAGTATCGCCAGCTGGATGTAGGCGACAGGGACGCGCTTTACGCCCTCGGTAGCTCACTGTCGAAACTGGATATCCTCATCAACAATGCCGGGGGCTCACAGGGTGATGAATGGGGCGCTGAGGGCTTTGACCTGTCACTTGATGTGAATCTGTCCAGCGCGTTTCACCTCAGTAGCGCCTGCAAAAAACTGTTAGCCGCGAGCGACTTTCCCGGCGGCGCCAGCATTATTGGCATCGCCTCCATGACATCCTACTTTGGTTTCGAGTTGACGCCAGGGTATGGCCCAGCCAAGGCGGGCCTCGTACAACTCATCAAAACGCTGGGCATGAGCTGGGGCCGTGAGGGCATCCGCGCCAACGCGGTGGCTGCGGGTCTCACCCGCTCGAATCTCACCAGTTTTGTGATAGAGAGTATGCCCGACATGGTGGAGGAGACGCTGAAACGCCAGGGCTTGAAGCGGACCGGGGAACCCGAGGATATTGCCGCCGCTGTGCTATTTCTGACATCGCCCGCAGCGGCCTGGATTACCGGCCAGACGCTGCCGGTGGATGGTGGTTTCACAACAGGCATGGGCTGA